Within the Cupriavidus necator N-1 genome, the region GCCGTGACGATCTGCATGGCTGACTCGGTGGGATTCTGGCCCGCAGCGATACTGGGCGTCAGCGTCGCAATGCTTGTCGGTCTGCTCAATGGGGCGATCGTGCAGTGGCTCGGTATCAATGCGTTCATTGTTACGCTGGGCACGTTGACTGCGATACGCGGCGTCGTGCAGATCGTGACCGATGGGCGATCGCTGTCCGTGTCGGATCCTGAGGCGCTCGCGGCCATGCATGCGCTCGAATCGGGGCGTGTGCATATTGGATTGCCGCTCTTGATCATGGGCGCGGCGCTGGTCGTAGGCGGAGCGCTTCTTGCCTTCCGTGCGCGGCGGGCGCAACGAAGTGGAGCATTGCTGGTCGGCGCGATGCTGGGCGGCCTGAGTCTTGTCGCAGTTTCCTGGGTCGGCGGCGCACAACTCTCGGTTCAGAAACCAGTGATTTATATGGTGTTCTTTACGGCGCTGGTCTGGTTTGTGCTGACGTTCACGATTACCGGCAGACGAGTCTACGCCGTCGGTGGCAACCCAGAGGCATCGCGTTTGTCGGGCATTAACGTTGGGCGCTACAAGATGGTCGCATTTGTCCTCTGCAGCGGGATCGCGGGCGTTGGAGGCGTGCTGTTCGGCAGCCGGCTTGGTGCAATCAATCCGACGGCGCTGCAGGGGCAAGAACTCGCCGTCATCGCCTCCGCGATCCTGGGCGGCACGTCGCTTTTCGGCGGTGCGGGCAGTGTGGTCAAGACGCTGGCCGGTGCGTTGCTGCTTGTCACGTTGGCTAATGGCTTCAATATCCTGAACCTCGGCGCGAATTACCAAGGTGTGATTGAAGGAACGGTGATTGTCGCGGCCGCGGCGATTTACACGCTCGGTGGATCCGGGCGTGGCCGCAACGCACATTAATGCCACCCCCGCATCGAAAGCCACTGCGTACGACGATGAACTGTCAGGACATATCGGTTAAAGGAAATCATATGAAGAAGGGGTTCGCCTGCCTTTCGTTTTTCGTACTGACGGCAGGGGCACACGGGCAAAGCAGCGTCACGCTGTACGGCCGAATTGACAATGGGATGACGTACTGGAGCGGCAGAGGAGACGGGAGACTGATCGGACTGCAAAGCGGCGGCTTTGGGGAATCATGGTGGGGCGTCAAAGGCACTGAAGATCTTGGCGGCGGAACCAAGGCCATCTTCAGGCTGGAGAGTGGTCTCAACACGCTGAATGGCAACTTTCAGAATGGCAGTTTCTTCGGGCGCCACGCGTGGATCGGTCTGGCCCATGACAATTTCGGCACGTTCAAGATGGGAAACATCGGTGCCGGCGAAATCATGCAAGACAGTTATGCCATCGACCCCCAGCTCTTTCAGCAATTCGCAATCTCGACGCTTGTACGAGGCCGAAACTGGTCGCAAGCGGGCAATGCACTCGAGTACAGGTCACCGAATCTCGGCGCACTGACGCTGAAGGGACAGTACAGCCTGACCGGAAATCCGAACGGCTGGAACTCGGCCCCGTCAAGCTCCGGCATATCGGGTACTGGTCCGAATCAGCTTGGAGGCGCACAGGGACGCACGGGTGGCGTCAGGGCGATGTACCAGGCGGGAAATCTGGAACTGCTCGCCATCTATGACGAAACGCGCGATCCGAATGGCAAATTCGGTAACGTGTACGTGAGTTCGCGTTCCGTGATGGCGGGCGGCACCTATGTGTGGGGCCCGCTCAAGGCATACGTCGGCTATCAGCACTTGAGCGCGCCGGACGCTTCCTTTGAGAGTTATGGCGTTACGCCTCGCGCATTGCCTGTCGGCGTGAGCGGAGTGCCGACCGCCGTCGATCATGAGTGGTTCGGGGTTGCGTACATGGTGCATCCTTTACTGAATATGACGGCCGCCCTGTACCACGCCAATGCGAACAAGGGAAACGGCAATGCGACGATGTACACGCTTGGCGGCACTTACAGCCTGTCCAAGCGGACGCTCCTGTACACCGAGCTCGCTTATCTGCGCAACAGCGCGACTTCCAACGTTGGCCTGGGAAACGGCTTTCTGGATCCGTACGGTCCGAACCGGACACAAGGCGGCGCAACCGGAAATGTCGGACCGAACTACGGTCACAGTCAGTTCGGTCTCATCTCCGGGATCATGTCGATGTTCTGATCGGGATCGCTCAGTCCCGAACGTAGACGATCGCCCGCAGCAATATCCATCGTTAAGCAAAACAAATGATCATTCAGGAGACAGGCATGGAATCGCTTATCAAGAAACTCCGGTTAGCCGGACTTGCAGCAGCATCAGTACTCGCAATGAATACGGCCAGCGCGAAGGACATAACACTAGCCTACGTTGCCAACAGCATGCAATTTCCCTATGACGTCGCGCTCGGCAAGGGTTTTCAGGACGCCTGCAAGGAGTTGGGCTGCAAGGCACTCGTTCTCGATGCACGCGCCAGTGTCGAACGGCAGGGTAATGTCATTGACGATCTGATCGCACAGAAAGTCGACGGCATCGCAATGATCGCGGTGGATTCGGTGGTGGCCAGAACGTGGGTGGATCGCGCCGCGGACAGCAATATTCCTTTCGTTGCCGCCGCCGTGCAAATTGGCGATCCCAATAAAGTCCCGATCCGGCAGGTCTATGGAAAGCTGACCGCGCTCGTGACCACTGACGATGTCGTCGCAGGGGAGCGTGCGGGTGAACTCGCTGCCAGGATACTGCCGAAGGACCACGTGGCAAAGATCGGGATCGTCGAGGGCGCACCGGGATTTGCAGTGGTCAGGCAACGGACGGAGGGCTTCAAGAACGCGCTGGAAAAAGCGGGCGTCAAGTATCAGATCGTTGCGTCGCAACCCACAGACTGGACGCCTGCGAAGGGCGAGTCCGTTTGTCAGAACATGCTGACGGCAAATTCCGATCTGGACCTGGTTTTCAGCCAGGCCGACGATATGGCGCTCGGCTGCGCGCGGGCATTGCGATCGAGCGGCTCCAAGGCGAAGCTCATCGCGACGGCCGGCGGCTCACGGCTTGGCAATGAAGCGATCAGGAACGGGGGCATCGATGGCTCGGTCTGCACCAGGCCGCAAATGGTGGGCCGGCTGGCTGCCCAGGCGCTGTATGACGCTGTGACCGGAAAGAACACAAGGAGGGCGCAGTTCGTCACGTACGACACCCCGGTGATCACCAAGGCAAATCTTACGGTCTGCCCGGCCGAGTGGTGATCCCAGGGTGCTGGCAAGGGGTGAGGCCGGCTTTGTCTCACCCGGATGGAAGACGGGATGAATGAAGCATCCCGGGTGTATTGGATCTCGACAGGGTCGGGACACAACCATGAAGATTGGAGAAAGGCAAACAATGACTCAATTGTCAGGAAAAAAGGTACTCGTCACCGGAGCACTGGGAACGATCGGGCGCGCGATGGTGTCCCGTTTTGCCGAAGAAGGAGCGACCGTTATCGCGTTGGACCGTCCCGGCATCGCGGACGCTCAGCAGACGCTGGGCCAGCTCGGCAAAGATGTGCGGTACTTCGGCTGCGACCTGAACCAACTGTCCGCAACCGAAGCATCGGTCTCCAGGCTAGCGGATGACTTGGGCGGAATGGATGTCCTCGTCAACAATGCGGCCCTCGTGATCATGAAACCTTTTGAAGAGTTCTCGATCGAGGAATACGAGGATCAGGTTCGCATCAATTCGTCAGCGGCTTTCGTGTTGGCGCGGGCTTGCAGCCGGGCAATGAAGGCTCGCCAGTACGGGAAGATCGTCAATGTGACTTCGCTGACCCTCACTGGCCGATGGGATGGCTACGTGCCGTACATCGCGTCGAAGGGTGCCTTGTTTGGTCTGATCAAGGGCCTGGCGCGCGAACTTGGTGCTCACGGGATTAACGTAAATGGCATTTCGCCGGGGGCCGTGATCTCAGACGCTGAATTCCGCGACCGTGCGGATACCCGAGAGCAGTATCACAACTGGATTCTCGAGAACCAAAGCCTCAAGCGACGGATCGAGGCGGTCGACATCGCGAACCTCGCTGTCTTCCTGTCTTCACCGCAATCCGATCTGATTACGGGGCAGAACATCCAAATCGACGGCGGCTGGTAGGCCGGTGTTCCGGCTGCTCGGGAGGGTGGCCGGATCACTCGCCGGACTCCTCGTCATAACGATGGCGTGAAAGCCACATGGAGGCGCACATGAAGAAGTACCAACCCTCGCTGCTTGCGGAAGATTTCATTTTTCTGGAAGCGCCGCGCTGGCACGATAACCGGCTCTGGATATCAGACGTGTTCGATCACGCCGTTTATGCGTTGGATTTGAACGGAACGCGGCAGAAGGTCTGCGTCGTCCCCCATCGTCCCTCCGGGCTTGGTTTCCTGCCTGACGGGACACCTATCGTCGTGTCCTCGAAGGACCGCAGACTGATGAAGATCGATGGTCAATCTATTGTCGAATACGCTGATCTTTCCGCCATGGCTGCCGGTGACCTCAATGACTTTGCGGTGGATGCGCAGGGCCGCATCTACGTGGGCAACTTCGGCTACGACTACGATGCTGGCGAACCGAGGGCGCTGACGTCTCTTCACCGCGTGGATCGCGATGGCACGATTAAGATTGCGGCGAGGGGGCTCGAATTTCCAAATGGATCGGTGATCGTCAACGACGGCAAGACCCTGATCGTGGCCGAGACCTGGCTCGGAAGGTTGACCGCGTTTGATATCGACGGCCAAGGTGAACTCGGA harbors:
- a CDS encoding ABC transporter permease yields the protein MNSSASKNHSAQSYGGANGRPSDAEMPGGHRSQTNWHRYLSLREMGVYYALILLVLILSAVTAYTGRANYLTLGNITNVLYQSSLVAMMAVAMTVILITGNFDLSVASVAALSAAVTICMADSVGFWPAAILGVSVAMLVGLLNGAIVQWLGINAFIVTLGTLTAIRGVVQIVTDGRSLSVSDPEALAAMHALESGRVHIGLPLLIMGAALVVGGALLAFRARRAQRSGALLVGAMLGGLSLVAVSWVGGAQLSVQKPVIYMVFFTALVWFVLTFTITGRRVYAVGGNPEASRLSGINVGRYKMVAFVLCSGIAGVGGVLFGSRLGAINPTALQGQELAVIASAILGGTSLFGGAGSVVKTLAGALLLVTLANGFNILNLGANYQGVIEGTVIVAAAAIYTLGGSGRGRNAH
- a CDS encoding porin, which produces MKKGFACLSFFVLTAGAHGQSSVTLYGRIDNGMTYWSGRGDGRLIGLQSGGFGESWWGVKGTEDLGGGTKAIFRLESGLNTLNGNFQNGSFFGRHAWIGLAHDNFGTFKMGNIGAGEIMQDSYAIDPQLFQQFAISTLVRGRNWSQAGNALEYRSPNLGALTLKGQYSLTGNPNGWNSAPSSSGISGTGPNQLGGAQGRTGGVRAMYQAGNLELLAIYDETRDPNGKFGNVYVSSRSVMAGGTYVWGPLKAYVGYQHLSAPDASFESYGVTPRALPVGVSGVPTAVDHEWFGVAYMVHPLLNMTAALYHANANKGNGNATMYTLGGTYSLSKRTLLYTELAYLRNSATSNVGLGNGFLDPYGPNRTQGGATGNVGPNYGHSQFGLISGIMSMF
- a CDS encoding sugar ABC transporter substrate-binding protein, coding for MESLIKKLRLAGLAAASVLAMNTASAKDITLAYVANSMQFPYDVALGKGFQDACKELGCKALVLDARASVERQGNVIDDLIAQKVDGIAMIAVDSVVARTWVDRAADSNIPFVAAAVQIGDPNKVPIRQVYGKLTALVTTDDVVAGERAGELAARILPKDHVAKIGIVEGAPGFAVVRQRTEGFKNALEKAGVKYQIVASQPTDWTPAKGESVCQNMLTANSDLDLVFSQADDMALGCARALRSSGSKAKLIATAGGSRLGNEAIRNGGIDGSVCTRPQMVGRLAAQALYDAVTGKNTRRAQFVTYDTPVITKANLTVCPAEW
- a CDS encoding SDR family oxidoreductase; amino-acid sequence: MTQLSGKKVLVTGALGTIGRAMVSRFAEEGATVIALDRPGIADAQQTLGQLGKDVRYFGCDLNQLSATEASVSRLADDLGGMDVLVNNAALVIMKPFEEFSIEEYEDQVRINSSAAFVLARACSRAMKARQYGKIVNVTSLTLTGRWDGYVPYIASKGALFGLIKGLARELGAHGINVNGISPGAVISDAEFRDRADTREQYHNWILENQSLKRRIEAVDIANLAVFLSSPQSDLITGQNIQIDGGW
- a CDS encoding SMP-30/gluconolactonase/LRE family protein, translating into MKKYQPSLLAEDFIFLEAPRWHDNRLWISDVFDHAVYALDLNGTRQKVCVVPHRPSGLGFLPDGTPIVVSSKDRRLMKIDGQSIVEYADLSAMAAGDLNDFAVDAQGRIYVGNFGYDYDAGEPRALTSLHRVDRDGTIKIAARGLEFPNGSVIVNDGKTLIVAETWLGRLTAFDIDGQGELGNRRLYADLGAREPDGICADAAGAIWVACFNTGEFLRVLDGGSITDIIAFDGRAISCTLGGADGRQLFCSVYRGNDNELSERIRKGAILTVEVDVPAPCSSAVRVHSVPSAA